The Aureispira anguillae genome contains a region encoding:
- a CDS encoding ArdC family protein — protein sequence MQQNKKTTSDTDVYQEVTNKLIQLLEKGTVPWKQLFKASEYGFAQNYYTKHQYSGINWFLLNFVTNYEVPYYLTWKQVQKLGGKVIKGSQAERIYYVNFYCTDDEGKTLSAAEVRTAEENGTPLKKHPYLRRYTVFNISCTEGIEWKKPPLETQEIRPIGRCEALLDSMEDLPKIKFIDKETAYYAPLKDVINMPKLQQFAEHGAEAYYRVLFHELIHWTGHSTRLARKGIMLVQNKDKMIYSEEELTAELGACMLASLAGIQKENLLQNSAAYLQSWLDCMKEDKRFIFRVAPQAENAVKYILGS from the coding sequence ATGCAACAAAACAAGAAGACTACTTCTGATACAGACGTGTATCAAGAAGTAACCAACAAGCTGATTCAATTGCTCGAAAAAGGCACTGTTCCATGGAAGCAACTTTTCAAGGCTTCTGAATACGGCTTTGCACAGAATTATTACACCAAACATCAATACAGTGGTATTAATTGGTTTTTACTCAACTTTGTAACAAACTATGAGGTACCCTATTATTTAACCTGGAAACAAGTTCAAAAGCTTGGAGGGAAAGTCATCAAAGGTTCTCAAGCTGAACGGATTTATTACGTCAATTTTTATTGCACAGATGATGAAGGTAAAACACTTTCTGCTGCAGAGGTACGAACTGCGGAAGAAAATGGAACACCTCTAAAAAAACATCCGTATCTGAGACGATATACAGTTTTTAATATCAGTTGTACAGAAGGCATTGAATGGAAAAAGCCACCTCTTGAAACACAAGAGATTCGGCCAATTGGGCGTTGTGAGGCACTTCTTGATTCTATGGAAGATCTCCCTAAAATTAAGTTTATAGACAAAGAAACTGCCTATTATGCGCCTTTAAAAGATGTTATCAATATGCCCAAACTCCAACAATTTGCAGAACATGGAGCAGAAGCTTATTATCGAGTTCTTTTCCATGAACTAATCCATTGGACAGGGCATAGTACTCGTCTAGCACGAAAGGGGATTATGCTTGTGCAAAACAAAGATAAAATGATTTATTCTGAGGAAGAATTAACCGCAGAACTTGGAGCTTGTATGCTTGCTTCTTTGGCAGGAATTCAAAAGGAAAACCTTTTGCAAAACTCCGCAGCGTATTTACAGTCATGGTTGGACTGTATGAAGGAAGATAAACGATTTATTTTCCGAGTCGCTCCACAGGCTGAAAATGCTGTCAAGTACATTCTTGGCAGCTAG
- a CDS encoding DNA cytosine methyltransferase, translating to MLELFAGSRSIGKVAEKLGCEVFSIDNKNFKGINLVADIEFLRIKDLPFKPDIIWASPPCTTYSVAGLWHHRNKGIPQTSFAAKSDQVTINMLKIIRELDCMYYIENPRGYLRKMPFMQGLERTTIWYCQYGHKCAKPTDIWSNNIRSLWNLNGWQPRPVCHNGNKNCHHEAVPRSSKNRGIQGIKSNYERSKIPPELCYEIMEASLRKEF from the coding sequence GTGCTCGAATTATTTGCAGGAAGTAGAAGCATAGGTAAAGTAGCTGAAAAACTAGGCTGTGAAGTTTTTTCTATTGATAACAAAAACTTTAAAGGAATAAACCTAGTTGCGGATATAGAATTTTTACGGATAAAAGACTTACCCTTTAAACCTGATATTATTTGGGCATCCCCTCCTTGTACAACGTATTCTGTAGCTGGTCTTTGGCATCATCGTAATAAAGGTATTCCCCAAACAAGTTTTGCAGCTAAAAGTGATCAAGTCACTATAAATATGCTGAAAATTATTCGAGAATTAGATTGCATGTATTATATAGAAAACCCAAGAGGTTACCTCCGAAAAATGCCATTTATGCAAGGCTTAGAACGAACCACGATTTGGTATTGTCAGTATGGACATAAATGTGCGAAACCAACGGATATTTGGAGTAATAATATTCGTTCTTTGTGGAATTTGAATGGATGGCAACCAAGACCTGTTTGTCATAATGGAAATAAAAATTGTCATCATGAAGCAGTTCCAAGATCATCTAAAAATAGAGGGATACAAGGGATAAAAAGCAACTACGAGCGCTCAAAAATCCCTCCAGAGCTTTGCTATGAAATTATGGAAGCTTCTTTGCGAAAAGAATTCTAA
- a CDS encoding transposase, translated as MKRSKFSTAQKAKILAEHDGGKSVTDLCRQYQISAATLYKWKKDYEDSQDEDKRRIKELEAENVRLKKMYANLSIDHEILQEGYAMVKKFQAQKNKK; from the coding sequence ATGAAGAGGAGTAAATTTAGCACAGCTCAAAAAGCAAAGATATTAGCAGAGCATGACGGCGGAAAAAGTGTAACGGATTTATGCCGTCAATACCAAATTAGTGCAGCTACGTTGTATAAATGGAAAAAGGACTATGAAGATAGTCAAGATGAAGATAAACGAAGAATAAAGGAATTAGAGGCAGAAAATGTTCGTTTAAAAAAGATGTATGCTAATTTAAGTATCGATCATGAGATACTTCAAGAAGGTTATGCAATGGTAAAAAAGTTCCAAGCCCAAAAGAACAAGAAATGA
- a CDS encoding IS3 family transposase: MILDCLSKEYSIRRTCVVLGLRRQTYYSRKSGHRPEEKDEEIVDLLHQLTKRFVSWGFWKIYHYLRNQGYAYNHKRIYRIWCIEGLNLRLPPKRKRIYRKYQQLLAPKEVNKGWAMDFLSDWVVSPTNHRIRIINIMDEGSRRALWTEAHHNISAKKLIEVLEKVIEYRGKPSYIRCDNGPEFISEKLKLWANKHDIELKFIQPGKPSQNGLIERLNKTLRAECLNLCWFQSLEELNEEIQVWSQIYNLERPHKNLGNITPDSFEILNQKLYFLAVAA; encoded by the coding sequence ATGATATTGGATTGCTTGTCAAAAGAATACAGCATTCGTCGTACTTGTGTTGTTTTGGGCTTACGCCGTCAGACATATTATAGTCGTAAATCAGGTCATCGCCCAGAAGAAAAGGATGAAGAAATAGTGGATTTACTACATCAGTTAACAAAACGTTTTGTATCATGGGGCTTTTGGAAAATTTATCACTATTTGAGAAATCAAGGCTATGCCTATAATCATAAGAGAATTTATCGTATATGGTGTATAGAGGGTTTAAATTTACGTTTACCGCCCAAACGCAAGAGGATTTATCGAAAATATCAACAACTTTTGGCTCCTAAAGAAGTCAACAAAGGTTGGGCTATGGATTTTCTAAGTGATTGGGTTGTTAGCCCAACTAATCATCGTATACGAATTATCAATATTATGGATGAAGGTTCTCGCCGAGCCTTATGGACAGAAGCTCATCATAATATTTCAGCTAAAAAGCTAATAGAGGTTTTGGAGAAAGTGATAGAATATCGTGGAAAACCATCTTATATTCGTTGTGACAATGGTCCTGAGTTTATTTCAGAAAAGCTCAAATTGTGGGCAAATAAACATGATATTGAATTGAAATTCATCCAACCAGGAAAGCCATCTCAGAATGGTTTGATTGAGCGTTTGAATAAAACATTGAGAGCCGAATGTTTGAACTTATGCTGGTTTCAATCTCTAGAAGAATTAAATGAAGAAATACAGGTTTGGAGTCAGATTTATAATCTAGAACGACCTCATAAGAACTTAGGTAATATTACCCCAGATTCTTTTGAGATTCTAAATCAGAAACTCTACTTTTTAGCGGTTGCTGCTTAG
- a CDS encoding LamG domain-containing protein, which produces MKKLIISSFLVFMSLTPFAQVPTNGLVAEYLFSNGSYDDTNPNGYGPNNATAPSTVVNTLDRFGNPNSAKDLAGIHAYTTGATHISLGSAAVLKPRAATISIWVNVDQLSTSGWGYAFNPIILATNTLSPGSYMEAYSLYVVMSNRKLLTLTTRPNPRKQTLFYAGSVPDDSWHHYVMAYNDDTLKSYIDGVLIGSQYKGYNSAGTFSNETVRVGSSLNWSNNRALDGAVDDIRIYNRVLSFSEIQSLYTEANPNQPVIYAEPQQELDGGYVQLEDDKLRIKFNQDYAVSGGGETINYKIYKWDRTIYSGSFTASYGINWKELDLSSFNLSNNEHYTIKFEANKGEQYILRFKTKSI; this is translated from the coding sequence ATGAAAAAACTCATTATAAGCTCCTTTTTGGTGTTTATGTCTTTGACACCCTTTGCTCAAGTACCGACCAATGGCTTGGTAGCGGAATATCTTTTTTCAAATGGATCCTACGATGATACGAACCCGAATGGTTATGGACCGAATAATGCGACAGCTCCCTCAACTGTTGTTAATACATTAGATCGTTTTGGAAATCCCAATAGTGCTAAAGATCTAGCAGGGATACATGCTTATACAACAGGAGCAACCCACATTTCATTAGGTTCAGCTGCTGTATTAAAACCAAGAGCAGCCACAATAAGTATTTGGGTAAATGTAGATCAACTATCAACAAGTGGCTGGGGGTATGCTTTTAATCCAATTATTTTGGCAACCAACACTTTATCGCCAGGTAGTTATATGGAGGCTTATTCATTGTATGTAGTGATGTCGAATCGAAAATTATTGACCTTAACCACTCGACCCAATCCCAGAAAACAAACCTTATTTTATGCAGGAAGTGTTCCCGATGACAGTTGGCATCACTATGTAATGGCGTATAATGATGATACATTAAAATCATATATAGACGGTGTTTTAATAGGTTCCCAATATAAAGGGTACAATAGTGCAGGTACTTTTTCCAATGAAACAGTTCGAGTAGGGAGTTCTTTGAACTGGTCTAATAACAGGGCATTAGATGGAGCAGTAGACGATATCCGAATTTATAATCGTGTTTTATCGTTTTCAGAGATACAATCATTGTATACAGAAGCTAATCCTAATCAGCCAGTTATTTATGCAGAACCTCAACAAGAATTAGATGGGGGGTATGTACAGTTAGAAGATGATAAATTAAGGATTAAATTCAATCAAGACTATGCTGTAAGTGGAGGGGGAGAAACAATTAATTATAAAATTTATAAATGGGATCGAACCATTTATTCAGGCTCTTTTACAGCTAGTTATGGGATTAATTGGAAAGAACTTGATTTATCGAGTTTTAATCTCAGCAATAATGAACATTATACGATAAAATTTGAGGCGAATAAGGGAGAGCAATACATTTTACGATTTAAAACAAAATCGATTTAA
- a CDS encoding OmpH family outer membrane protein, with the protein MKYIWILIPVIGVNVLIGTIVYNTIPKTAFVDNQQLFDAFQGRKELENKLQQESNARKSALDSLGLQIQVLQQQRTIDEITQQRLNRMMHQYQQTNQEYQGHYQQKSQEYTEAIWKQISQYTLEYGKSKGYDYVFGIAGQGSLMYGKPQYNITQDVIQYINSKYAGN; encoded by the coding sequence ATGAAATACATATGGATACTGATCCCAGTAATTGGAGTGAATGTTTTGATAGGAACAATAGTTTACAATACGATTCCCAAAACGGCTTTTGTAGATAATCAGCAATTATTTGATGCCTTTCAAGGGCGTAAAGAGTTAGAAAATAAACTACAACAAGAGTCAAATGCTCGAAAATCTGCCTTAGATTCTTTGGGTTTGCAAATACAAGTATTACAACAACAAAGAACAATAGATGAAATTACGCAACAGCGTTTGAATCGAATGATGCATCAGTACCAACAGACGAACCAAGAATACCAAGGTCATTATCAACAAAAAAGTCAAGAATATACGGAAGCGATTTGGAAGCAAATTTCTCAATACACCTTAGAATATGGCAAAAGCAAGGGCTATGATTACGTATTTGGAATAGCAGGACAAGGCTCATTAATGTATGGAAAACCTCAATACAATATTACACAGGATGTTATACAATATATCAATTCAAAATATGCAGGGAATTAA